From the genome of Neomonachus schauinslandi chromosome 5, ASM220157v2, whole genome shotgun sequence, one region includes:
- the CRELD2 gene encoding protein disulfide isomerase CRELD2 has protein sequence MRPPAPSALGLLLLLLLPPPGEATKKATPCKRCRELVDKFNQGMVDTAKKNFGGGNTAWEEKSLSKYEFSEVRLLEITESLCGSSDFECHSLLEEHEEHLEAWWLRL, from the exons ATGCGCCCGCCGGCCCCGTCCGCgctggggctgctgctgctgctgctgctgccgccgcctgGTGAGGCCACCAAGAAGGCGACGCCCTGCAAGCGCTGCCGGGAGCTGGTGGACAAGTTCAACCAG GGAATGGTGGACACCGCAAAGAAGAACTTTGGCGGCGGGAACACAGCTTGGGAGGAAAAGTCGCTGTCCAAGTATGAGTTCAG TGAGGTCCGGCTGCTGGAGATCACCGAGAGCCTGTGTGGGAGCAGTGACTTCGAGTGCCACAGTCTGCTGGAGGAGCACGAGGAGCACCTGGAAGCCTGGTGGCTGCGGCTGTGA